A genomic segment from Nicotiana tabacum cultivar K326 chromosome 7, ASM71507v2, whole genome shotgun sequence encodes:
- the LOC107830576 gene encoding putative late blight resistance protein homolog R1B-16, producing MSDKSLEIRPCLVAEPSKHMQNRQSDPMNDEEIVGFEKDAERIIKRLNEGKKELDVIPIVGMAGQGKTTFARKLYNNDNIVYHFDVRAWCIISQTYNRQELLQEIFNQVTGSKGKVDEVGELADMLRKRLIGTRYLIVLDDMWDIKAWEDLRLSFPNGETGSKIMVTTRLEEVGKQVKHDTDPYSLPFLTRDESLKLLQKKVFQQEGCPPELHNVSLAVAERCKGLPLVIILVAGIIKSKKMEESWWDEVKKSLLSPLGKPEGYSLSTMQLSYDNLPDSLKPCLLYMGMFPEDARIPVSKLISLWIAEGFVQNIEYEKSMEEAAEGYLMDLISTNVVMVEKRSYNGKAKYCQVHDVVLHFCLEKSREEKFMLAVKGNYSDFQPSHWKETRLSITVTDELSACALLTAEPFHQHLRSLITNDEGEYLQWNPFPQISKLGFLKVLDLSSHEVVPLSSITLHPLIYLKYLAVRTEQFDFHPESHLRHLETLNVLYSKRVVLPPIFWKMEKLRHVEISGVAFYLENIKQGIFEESSKLENLRILRHVCYPANDGECMDGLLQRCPNIQNLSLTISWLEISGEICTFSPKLESLTRLQLLDLSFDGWRFSITELHFPSNLKKLKLEGPHIVSAAPSIAGLPNLEYLKLQDWGIKSEEWCLKDIKFNKLKLLKLVLLGISRLDDPEESFPKLETLVIRMCHKLEEIPPSFADIETLKQIKLIGRRPQTLEPSAVKLKEDIEEIEGCSRLNLIMDVWISKQHSRQLRRQAQARLQIMVIVEILLLVFA from the exons ATGTCTGACAAGAGTTTGGAGATTAGGCCCTGCTTGGTGGCTGAGCCATCTAAACATATGCAAAATCGACAGAGTGACCCTATGAATGACGAGGAGATAGTTGGTTTTGAGAAAGACGCTGAAAGAATAATCAAGCGTCTAAATGAAGGAAAAAAGGAGCTAGACGTCATCCCAATTGTTGGGATGGCTGGACAAGGTAAAACAACTTTTGCTAGAAAGTTGTATAACAATGATAACATTGTTTACCATTTTGATGTTCGAGCATGGTGCATCATTTCCCAAACATATAATCGACAAGAGTTATTACAAGAGATTTTCAATCAAGTTACCGGTTCCAAGGGCAAGGTAGATGAGGTTGGCGAACTTGCGGACATGTTGAGGAAAAGATTAATTGGCACGAGATATCTGATTGTCTTGGATGATATGTGGGATATTAAAGCGTGGGAAGATTTAAGATTATCTTTCCCAAATGGTGAAACAGGAAGTAAAATAATGGTAACAACCCGACTTGAGGAAGTAGGTAAGCAGGTCAAGCACGATACCGATCCTTATTCTCTCCCATTCCTCACACGCGATGAGAGTCTAAAGTTGTTGCAGAAAAAAGTGTTTCAACAGGAAGGTTGCCCACCTGAACTACACAACGTAAGTTTAGCAGTTGCAGAAAGATGCAAAGGATTGCCTTTGGTAATTATCTTGGTAGCTGGAAtaatcaaaagcaagaaaatggaaGAATCTTGGTGGGATGAGGTTAAAAAATCTCTACTTTCCCCTCTAGGTAAGCCTGAAGGATATAGTCTTTCGACTATGCAGTTAAGTTATGACAACTTACCCGATTCCTTAAAGCCTTGCCTTCTTTATATGGGGATGTTTCCGGAGGACGCGAGAATTCCAGTGTCTAAATTGATAAGTTTATGGATCGCGGAAGGCTTCGTGCAGAACATTGAATATGAGAAATCAATGGAAGAAGCAGCTGAAGGTTACTTGATGGATCTCATTAGCACTAATGTGGTGATGGTTGAGAAGAGAAGCTATAACGGTAAAGCCAAATACTGCCAGGTTCATGATGTCGTACTTCACTTTTGCTTGGAGAAAAGCAGAGAAGAAAAATTTATGTTGGCAGTGAAGGGGAATTATAGCGACTTTCAACCTTCTCATTGGAAGGAAACTCGACTGAGCATCACTGTCACTGATGAACTTTCTGCGTGTGCATTGCTCACAGCGGAGCCTTTCCATCAACATTTAAGGTCACTGATAACAAATGATGAAGGAGAATATTTACAATGGAATCCCTTCCCTCAGATTAGTAAATTGGGATTTCTTAAGGTGTTGGATTTGAGTTCTCATGAAGTGGTTCCTTTGTCGTCAATTACACTGCATCCACTAATTTATCTGAAGTACCTCGCAGTTAGGACAGAGCAATTTGATTTCCATCCGGAATCACATCTACGCCATCTTGAAACTTTAAATGTTCTTTATTCCAAGAGAGTAGTTTTACCCCCGATTTTTTGGAAAATGGAAAAACTAAGACATGTTGAGATTTCTGGAGTTGCTTTTTATTTGGAAAACATTAAGCAGGGGATCTTTGAAGAATCCtctaaattggaaaatttgaggaTATTAAGGCATGTTTGTTATCCAGCTAATGATGGCGAATGCATGGATGGCTTATTACAGAGGTGTCCTAACATTCAAAATCTTAGTCTCACTATCTCTTGGTTAGAAATTTCCGGAGAGATTTGTACTTTCAGTCCCAAACTAGAGAGTCTTACTCGGCTGCAATTACTTGACCTTTCCTTTGACGGTTGGAGATTTAGTATAACTGAGTTACACTTTCCTTCAAATCTAAAGAAGTTGAAACTTGAAGGGCCTCATATAGTAAGCGCAGCTCCCTCAATTGCGGGACTACCAAATCTAGAGTATCTTAAATTACAGGATTGGGGAATTAAGTCGGAAGAGTGGTGCCTCAAAGATATCAAGTTCAATAAACTTAAGTTGTTGAAACTGGTGTTGTTAGGTATCTCAAGGTTGGATGACCCAGAGGAATCTTTTCCTAAGCTTGAAACGCTTGTTATAAGAATGTGTCACAAGCTTGAGGAGATTCCCCCTAGCTTTGCAGATATTGAAACATTGAAACAGATTAAGTTGATTGGGCGCAGGCCACAAACTCTGGAGCCTTCAGCTGTGAAACTTAAGGAAGATATTGAAGAGATTGAAGGATGCAGCCGTCTTAACCTCATTATGGAC GTTTGGATCAGTAAGCAACATAGCCGGCAGCTGCGACGTCAAGCACAAGCTCGTCTACAGATCATG GTCATTGTAGAAATTCTTCTTTTAGTTTTCGCTTAA